In a single window of the Gossypium hirsutum isolate 1008001.06 chromosome A13, Gossypium_hirsutum_v2.1, whole genome shotgun sequence genome:
- the LOC107895194 gene encoding protein NDR1: protein MDTYFKPQMFHSNSVLAFPSQRLEPHSWSYLKPHAKGYRKKATKPGQGTANTTVALRAVSENGTGVFRVDMATAVKFKTLYGYSKRHKIRIGADVVVNASGVKVDRKGIRLRSMAPKMGNSCVVLLGALFNFLLFALLDFW, encoded by the exons ATGGATACATACTTCAAACCCCAAATGTTCCATTCAAACTCTGTCCTTGCCTTCCCTTCGCAGCGCCTCGAACCTCACAGCTGGTCCTACCTTAAGCCTCACGCTAAG GGTTACAGAAAGAAGGCTACAAAGCCTGGTCAAGGCACCGCTAACACCACGGTGGCTTTACGAGCGGTGTCGGAGAACGGAACAGGAGTTTTCCGGGTTGATATGGCGACGGCGGTGAAGTTTAAGACCTTGTATGGTTATTCGAAGAGGCATAAGATTAGGATTGGAGCAGATGTGGTGGTCAACGCTAGTGGTGTTAAGGTCGATCGTAAAGGGATCAGGCTTAGATCTATGGCACCCAAGATGGGAAATTCTTGTGTGGTGCTGCTTGGAGCTTTGTTCAATTTCTTGCTCTTCGCTTTGCTTGATTTTTGGTGA